In Podospora pseudoanserina strain CBS 124.78 chromosome 5, whole genome shotgun sequence, a single window of DNA contains:
- a CDS encoding hypothetical protein (COG:S; EggNog:ENOG503NY6Y): protein MEKKRKLPARAAARVEQAAKRRHTDSTPKSVSKSATPTPAPAPEPEPAPVEEVPTPLPKSISAGKPLPTVDSPQPNDLSNKDYQSVTESGVLSESLARSRQQWMSEAIFPKYWSKPVKKKGQIIEEPNNPPKDSMVKLGNVTIIVEPHSFEATMYAVKDPKPPPPPPITQRPVLQYGPPNGVMPPPATPKVTQSAEPPSSAPAPATQPPSQAQTQTKAPSQARPQTQTPTQTPTLPAAQPAGVNSQGPGQPPTPNQPPAPEVSRMTPTIPAALPRPVASPRGMESVLSPGTVTPQPPARPHITAPFGTQPPRLPPSPNPTMVAGAGAAAFPAGQSPALAKPPMNGAPAAPGTPAQGKPAPGTDPIILMLASRAGTDAELRDLMKRVANGEAAKQELARFQAIIDAITAENKRSGSTAGPSAERLLVDGRTVKYFADEVKAILDIVLTSNAKQTSADLRAPNGCDPLIVALVKKALDDIKTREMVRRVSENKTQFSDATDLKLIIDQLRTALKEKEAHPPKTPASVTTPTVAKHTNGVNSSGNNSASSTPVPQTAPQPQQALRSKGPPPPPKPDYSAVLFEFAGGNGDRYMFPKFSILEQIPMSPGAGQQVVASFLVVRRGSKSEYPQADPDQDYYEPLTVRLLAPSGRHLENLFRVVAPQEEVRRYMEGIMETMTRSEYVLLAMRLPRRDGTETEDTEMGGITNGAAKDKESEMEEREKKPAHQTPSAPQVLWATNPPKIEMTELSSRSRGSGKHPKVEMQELASRSRGLVYNGVEAADEDAQYQSFIATVAGKASRE from the exons atggagaagaagaggaagcttCCAGCACGCGCTGCCGCCCGGGTTGAGCAGGCTGCCAAACGGAGGCATACCGATTCGACACCAAAGTCCGTCTCCAAATCTGCGACGCCGACACCTGCCCCGGctccagaaccagaaccCGCCCCGGTTGAAGAGGTTCCAACGCCGTTACCGAAATCGATCAGTGCTGGCAAGCCCCTGCCAACCGTCGACTCGCCACAACCAAACGATCTCTCAAATAAGGATTATCAGTCGGTCACAGAGAG TGGTGTCCTTTCCGAGTCTCTCGCACGATCACGGCAGCAATGGATGTCGGAAGCCATATTCCCAAAGTATTGGTCCAAAccggtcaagaagaagggacaAATCATTGAGGAACCGAACAACCCGCCAAAGGACAGCATGGTGAAGCTGGGAAATGTGACCATTATCGTGGAGCCGCACAGTTTCGAGGCAACCATGTATGCTGTCAAGGACCCGAaaccgcctccgcctccaccgaTCACCCAGCGACCAGTTCTGCAATATGGTCCCCCGAATGGGGTCATGCCCCCACCGGCTACCCCAAAAGTGACACAATCTGCCGAGCCGCCGTCTTCTGCTCCCGCGCCAGCGACTCAACCTCCAAGTCAAGCTCAGACACAGACGAAAGCACCAAGTCAGGCGCGACCGCAAACCCAGACACCGACCCAGACTCCCACTCTTCCGGCGGCGCAGCCAGCTGGGGTAAATTCGCAAGGACCGGGTCAGCCGCCAActcccaaccaaccgccGGCTCCAGAAGTATCGCGCATGACGCCCACCATACCTGCAGCTCTGCCTAGACCAGTTGCCTCTCCACGAGGCATGGAATCAGTCCTGTCTCCAGGAACAGTCACCCCGCAACCACCAGCGAGGCCACATATCACGGCGCCGTTTGGCACCCAGCCGCCACGACTTCCACCTTCGCCCAATCCCACCATGGTGGCGGGCGCAGGCGCTGCGGCTTTCCCTGCCGGGCAAAGCCCCGCGCTGGCTAAACCTCCGATGAATGGTGCTCCGGCGGCCCCAGGGACACCTGCGCAAGGAAAACCGGCGCCGGGAACAGATCCGATCATCTTGATGCTGGCCTCTAGAGCAGGGACTGATGCCGAGCTGCGAGATCTAATGAAGCGTGTCGCCAATGGCGAAGCTGCCAAACAAGAGCTTGCCCGATTCCAGGCCATCATTGATGCCATCACAGCGGAGAATAAGCGCAGCGGTAGCACCGCTGGGCCTTCAGCTGAAAGGCTACTGGTAGACGGCCGTACAGTGAAGTACTTTGCGGATGAAGTCAAGGCCATCCTGGATATTGTCTTGACCTCTAATGCCAAGCAAACATCTGCAGATTTGAGAGCACCGAATGGGTGCGATCCGCTCATTGTGGCCTTGGTCAAAAAGGCCCTGGATGACATTAAGACGAGGGAAATGGTCCGACGTGTATCGGAGAACAAGACCCAGTTCTCAGACGCTACTGACCTGAAGCTGATAATTGATCAGCTGCGGACggcgttgaaggagaaggaagcccACCCCCCGAAGACGCCAGCGTCGGTAACGACACCTACAGTAGCCAAGCACACCAACGGAGTGAATAGCAGTGGCAACAATTCGGCCTCCTCTACACCAGTCCCGCAAACGGCGCCTCAGCCACAGCAAGCCCTTCGATCCAAaggaccaccaccgcctcccaaGCCAGATTATTCGGCTGTCCTTTTTGAGTTTGCTGGTGGCAATGGTGATCGATACATGTTTCCGAAATTCAGCATTCTGGAACAGATACCAATGTCTCCCGGAGCGGGACAGCAAGTCGTGGCGTCTTTCCTGGTAGTCCGCCGGGGCAGCAAGTCAGAGTATCCGCAGGCGGACCCCGACCAAGATTATTACGAGCCCCTCACCGTGAGGCTCTTGGCCCCCAGCGGCCGCCACCTCGAGAATCTCTTTCGAGTTGTGGCTCCTCAGGAAGAGGTTCGGCGCTATATGGAGGGGATAATggagacgatgacgaggtcaGAGTATGTCCTGCTGGCCATGCGGCTGCCGAGGCGCGACGGCACAGAGACAGAAGATACCGAGATGGGCGGAATAACCAACGGGGCcgccaaggacaaggagtCTGAGatggaagaaagggaaaagaagcCGGCACACCAAACCCCGTCTGCCCCGCAGGTTTTGTGGGCTACCAACCCGCCCAAGATCGAGATGACTGAGCTGAGCTCACGGTCTAGGGGTAGCGGCAAGCACCCCAAGGTGGAAATGCAGGAGCTGGCCTCACGgtcgagggggttggtgtatAATGGTGTGGAGGCAGCCGACGAAGATGCGCAGTACCAAAGCTTTATTGCGACGGTGGCTGGCAAGGCGAGCAGGGAGTag
- a CDS encoding hypothetical protein (COG:S; EggNog:ENOG503Q6UJ; MEROPS:MER0017239) → MSLKPLTQAALSRSSASRMLDPAVISGLFVGLVLGVPVAVYALFLGLSSIPFFQRQFLYAHNIHSLWWPGARKRSNQPQRYGFAKNQATPFLLGTPDNESLYAWHVLPLTLYSKHSPTLISRPDEGTCHKDFTKTLQYDLLLNDPDAKVVVSFHGNAGHLLQSHRPRVYHTLSLNHHLFTLSYRGFGLSTGSPTEDGLKTDAISLLNFLLNECRVPPQRIALLGQSLGTAVVAAVTHHFAVNHQIDFAGSVIVAGFSSLPTMLSGYRIAGFIPVLRPLSWWPWLLRVVMGRVVDKWESAARWQETTREVKRRGGRLRLEMVHAKNDWDIPADEDGKVFRAAVGGLVGDKVTEGDIDRLKGERVVGDENQGFVAEWMEEGVVVRQELVPFGGHNDVTFYAPTLLAIMRSFEGVEE, encoded by the exons ATGTCCCTGAAACCACTCACTCAGGCTGCTTTATCCCGGAGCTCTGCATCAAGGATGCTGGACCCGGCTGTTATCTCCGGCCTCTTCGTGGGGCTTGTTCTCGGTGTTCCTGTTGCCGTATATGCTCTGTTTCTTGGGTTGAGCTCGATACCATTCTTTCAGCGCCA GTTCTTATATGCCCACAATATCCACAGCCTGTGGTGGCCAGGCGCTCGAAAGAGATCCAACCAGCCCCAACGATACGGCTTCGCAA AAAACCAagcaacccccttcctcctcggcaccccTGACAACGAGTCCCTCTACGCCTGGCACGTCCTCCCCCTAACCCTCTACAGCAAACATTCTCCCACCCTTATCTCGCGCCCCGACGAGGGCACATGCCACAAAGACTTCACCAAAACCCTGCAGTAcgacctccttctcaacgACCCCGACGCCAAAGTGGTTGTATCCTTCCACGGCAACGccggccacctcctccaatccCACCGCCCCCGAGTCTACCACACCCTTTCTCTCAATCACcacctcttcaccctctcctacCGCGGCTTCGGCCTCTCCACCGGCTCCCCCACCGAAGACGGCCTCAAAACCGACGCCATCTCCCttctcaacttcctcctcaacgaaTGCCGCGTCCCACCTCAGCGCATCGCTTTACTCGGGCAGTCCCTCGGCACGGCTGTCGTCGCCGCAGTGACGCATCATTTTGCTGTTAACCACCAAATCGACTTTGCTGGCTCGGTCATTGTCGCTGGATTTAGCTCGTTGCCCACTATGCTAAGCGGGTATCGCATCGCGGGCTTCATCCCCGTGTTGAGGCCGCTGTCTTGGTGGccttggttgttgagggtggtgatgggtagggtggtggataaGTGGGAGAGTGCCGCTCGCTGGCAGGAAACCACGCGTGAGGTGAAGCGAAGGGGGGGtaggttgaggttggagatggtgcaTGCGAAGAATGATTGGGATATTCCtgcggatgaggatggcaaggTGTTTAGGGCTGCGGTGGGGGGGCTGGTGGGTGATAAGGTGACGGAGGGTGATATTGAcaggttgaagggggagagggtggtgggggatgagAATCAGGGGTTTGTGGCCGagtggatggaggagggggtggtggtaaggCAGGAGTTGGTTCCTTTTGGAG GACACAACGATGTCACGTTTTATGCGCCAACGCTGTTGGCTATCATGAGGTCAtttgaaggggtggaagagtGA